One genomic window of Canis lupus baileyi chromosome 24, mCanLup2.hap1, whole genome shotgun sequence includes the following:
- the LOC140616521 gene encoding UDP-glucuronosyltransferase 1A8-like, which translates to MAATILTGFPLLCVCLLLTSGFAEAGKLLVVPMDGSHWFTMRLVVEQLIQRGHELVLIIPEVSWQLGKSSNFTVKTYSTTYNLEELNQMFKNFSDSHWNIRQQSLLTMFFDSSSDIFEHLFLHCKNLFSDPKLVEYIKESSFDAVFLDPFDVCGLIVAKYFSLPSVGFTRRLYCHYLEEATQCPSSPSYVPRPFSILSDVMSFRERVRNHIFHLEEHLFCHYFLKTALEVASEILQKAVTPYDLYSHMSIWLLRTDFVFDYPKPVMPNMVFIGGINCQEGKPLPKVSYLFFA; encoded by the coding sequence ATGGCTGCCACAATTTTGACCGGCTTtcctctgttgtgtgtgtgtctcctgctGACATCTGGCTTTGCTGAGGCAGGCAAGCTGCTGGTAGTACCCATGGATGGGAGCCACTGGTTTACCATGCGTTTGGTTGTGGAGCAACTCATCCAAAGAGGGCATGAGTTGGTTTTAATCATACCAGAGGTGAGTTGGCAACTGGGAAAATCCTCCAATTTTACGGTGAAGACTTATTCCACAACTTACAATCTGGAGGAGTTGAATCAGATGTTCAAGAATTTCTCTGACTCTCACTGGAATATTCGGCAGCAAAGTTTACTTACTATGTTCTTCGATTCATCCAGTGACATTTTTGAACACCTTTTTTTACATTGTAAGAATTTGTTTAGTGATCCAAAATTAGTAGAATACATAAAGGAGAGTTCTTTTGATGCAGTGTTTCTGGATCCTTTTGATGTGTGTGGCTTAATTGTAGCCAAGTATTTTTCACTCCCATCCGTGGGCTTCACAAGGAGATTGTATTGCCATTATCTTGAAGAAGCCACACAGTGCCCCAGTTCTCCTTCTTATGTTCCTAGACCTTTCTCCATATTGTCAGATGTCAtgagtttcagagagagagtgaggaatcACATCTTCCACCTGGAGGAACATTTATTTtgccactattttttaaaaaccgcTTTGGAAGTTGCATCTGAGATCCTCCAAAAGGCTGTCACACCTTATGATCTCTATAGCCATATGTCGATTTGGCTGTTAAGAACTGACTTTGTTTTTGACTATCCCAAACCTGTGATGCCCAACATGGTCTTCATTGGAGGCATCAACTGCCAGGAGGGAAAGCCATTGCCAAAGGTAAGTTACCTCTTTTTTGCCTAG